In one Bradyrhizobium cosmicum genomic region, the following are encoded:
- a CDS encoding TolC family outer membrane protein, giving the protein MHGVKLFTGAAVSVLLLAMAGSAPALADTIEAALVRAYQNNPQLNAQRAQVRSTDENVPQALSGYRPKVNMSLGTGYQYQDIQQTQKGLPIHSDPPLQPNSASLTINQTLYNGNQTANRTRAAESQVSGSREALRVLEQTVLLQAATSYMDYLRDSATLEVQRSNVRVLEQTLKQTRDRFNVGEVTRTDVAQSEAQLAAGRTQALTAESNLTTTRANFRRIIGNEPTNLAPGSPVDRFLPNTIASAVNLSLVENPNVTASMYGIDVNYLQVKINEGALLPTVTVQAGVTQAYQQSLTVFRTTTASAIATASVPIFQGGAEYALIRQSKENLAQQRLNLETTRDQTRANVVQAWGQLEAGKAQVKSAQAQVTASEIALNGVREEAKAGQRTTLDVLNAQQALVNARVALVTAQHDRVVASYSVLNAVGRLAPQVLGLNTTVYDPSVHYQQVRDSWAGVRTPDGR; this is encoded by the coding sequence ATGCATGGGGTGAAGCTCTTCACCGGAGCTGCGGTTTCGGTCCTGCTGCTGGCGATGGCCGGGTCGGCGCCTGCCTTGGCGGACACGATCGAGGCCGCGCTGGTGCGTGCCTATCAGAACAATCCGCAGCTCAACGCGCAACGCGCCCAGGTGCGCTCGACCGACGAGAACGTGCCTCAGGCTTTGTCGGGCTACCGCCCCAAGGTCAATATGAGCCTCGGCACCGGGTATCAATATCAGGATATTCAACAGACGCAGAAGGGCTTGCCGATCCATAGCGATCCCCCCCTTCAGCCCAACAGCGCCAGCCTGACCATCAACCAGACGCTCTACAACGGCAATCAGACCGCCAACAGGACGCGCGCGGCGGAGAGCCAGGTCTCGGGATCCCGCGAAGCCTTGCGTGTGCTCGAGCAGACGGTCCTGCTGCAGGCTGCTACGAGCTACATGGATTATCTGCGCGACTCCGCGACTCTGGAAGTCCAGCGCAGCAACGTGCGCGTGCTCGAACAGACGCTCAAGCAAACGCGCGATCGCTTCAACGTCGGCGAGGTCACGCGCACGGACGTGGCGCAATCCGAAGCGCAGCTGGCTGCCGGCAGGACCCAGGCCCTGACCGCCGAATCGAATCTCACGACGACGCGCGCGAACTTCCGCCGCATCATCGGCAATGAGCCGACGAACCTTGCCCCGGGCTCCCCGGTCGATCGTTTCCTGCCCAACACGATCGCATCCGCGGTCAATCTTAGCCTGGTGGAGAATCCCAACGTCACGGCTTCGATGTACGGCATCGACGTCAACTATCTCCAGGTCAAGATCAACGAGGGCGCGTTGCTGCCCACGGTCACGGTTCAGGCTGGCGTCACCCAGGCGTATCAGCAGAGCCTGACGGTGTTCCGAACCACGACCGCGTCTGCGATCGCGACAGCTTCCGTGCCGATCTTCCAGGGCGGTGCAGAATATGCGCTCATCCGCCAGTCGAAAGAGAACCTGGCGCAGCAACGCCTCAATCTTGAAACCACCCGCGATCAGACCCGCGCCAATGTCGTGCAGGCCTGGGGCCAGCTGGAAGCCGGCAAGGCGCAGGTGAAGTCCGCGCAGGCGCAGGTGACGGCGTCCGAGATCGCGCTGAACGGCGTGCGCGAGGAGGCCAAGGCCGGCCAGCGCACCACGCTCGACGTGCTCAACGCGCAGCAGGCGCTGGTGAACGCGCGCGTCGCGCTGGTCACGGCCCAGCATGACCGTGTGGTGGCGTCCTATTCGGTGCTCAACGCGGTCGGTCGTCTGGCGCCGCAGGTTCTCGGTCTCAACACCACGGTCTACGATCCCAGCGTCCACTACCAGCAGGTCCGCGACAGCTGGGCGGGCGTGCGTACGCCCGACGGACGCTAA